The Artemia franciscana chromosome 13, ASM3288406v1, whole genome shotgun sequence genomic sequence TTAGCTTGGTATGCCACATGCCAAGTATGTCACTTAGTATGTCAAGTCATGAAAATGTAGGGGGAGATGAACTTTTCAAGAACAAGGCGGGGAGTTTCGTTATTTATCAATGAAAATAGTCAAGGGAGGTATTTCTCAacagaaataacaataaaagtcttttttcaaaatctggttGGGGAGCCCCTCAACCTTCTAATTGACCTGCTTGGTATTACAAATTATATAATGGATATAACCGAAGAATATTTGACCAGATATAATTGGATGAAGTCAAGAATATATTTTCATTcaatgaaattaaaatgtatCCCATTGCAAAACgggtatattttatttcttatataatCAATCATTAATAAAACCAAATTCTAACCATCTTTAGTATTTCAATTCAGAAACTAGGCAGGAATTACTATtggtttttcctttcttctgtGTTTCCTACTGGAATGCTTGATTAATTGATATATTTGGTTTGATAAGCGGGACGAAATGCGACATATAGGATTTGGCACTCAAAATAAGAAGGAGATTGTACTAgatgtaactaaaaaaaatcgcTCACAAcaattttaaggggtgttccAGGACTCAATTATCATAAAAATTCCTTACTTGTTTATTATTGTCTTTAGCCCGAAATAACTTATAAAATGCTTATATTTTAGATCAAGAGATAAGATTCATTCATTATTAACTGAGCATACAATGAATACATGGTGCTTACCCCCCAAAAGCTCCTAGGCCTATCAAAAGGCATATGTTTCAATTAAGAGATaaatcaaaagcaaaaaaagattataaagattaaaatttcacttaccaaaaaaatgaagagaatTAGAAAAAGTCAAATCtactaaataaattaattcGGCTCCAACAAATCCTACACACGGaaacagaaaaaggaaaaagaaaagcgaaaaaaagaaaagaaaaaatcgaagaaactaaaatattttcgtagtgtttaaataaactaaacaagTGGTACCTTTGAGCTGATTTAGGCTTGTTATTCCATCGAAGGCATTACGTTTTTCAAATACGGTAATAAAGATTGCTTACAATTTCATGGTATCCATTTTCttctaacaaaaataataacaaataatgaTTTTGTCATGAATTATAATTGAATTCTGGATTACACCCTAGATATAAGGCTTTGTGATAAGGCACAAAACCCAGTCCTTTATTATGAGTCCCAACATTATTTGGTCTCCATTCAGTATGTTTATGAGAAAAGAATAGCATAGGAGGCCTACGCAACGTCTTATTAATGGAAAAACACCATACACCTAAAATAGGTCTTTTAAATAGACCGCAAGATGGTTCTTCTTTAAAGGAGGGGAGCATAAGTTTGATCCAATTGTGTTAGTAgtcttttaaaacataaaatgactcaaaagtagaaatttttacattaatttttcaaattatgatgGACGAGGTTAAGTTTCCAATGGTTAATGATTCCAATAATTGACAAGTTTCACTGTGGAGGGGGGGAGGAGTCAGTAACGATAAATTGAACACACTTTCATTGAAATCACTGAAATTTTTCggcaatttgtaaaaaaaattatagtttttgcTATGGCTTCCGAAAACATAAGTGGCAAATGCATTTACCTGTATAGTTTCCTATGACGACATCTCTAAGACCAAAAACGTGAACTTATTTCAACTACGCATAAAATCCATAACTATTTTAATGAAACCTACAGactgtaaaataaaaagtactcGCTTGGCTTGAGGCTTCAAGTACCCATGTAAAATCTCAAAAGATTGTTTCCAAAGAAGAACAGCTATTGACTGGGAGTTACTGACAAGTACAGTTATATATGTAGATGGTATTGTCACTTTTCAAACAAGGTGTTTTTGGGAAGCACTAATACGAATATCAAATTTGGTAGCCAATTTTGTCAACAACCCAATTTTGTCAAACATGAACCCTGTACATCAAAATATGCTATGAATATGAGCAAACAAAGCTCTTTCTAGGCACGTAACCTACAAATAAGCCTTAAAACATTTTAGAGTcaagaatatatttaaaacattttttgtttttttcaggcgATTTTGACTTTGGTTTCAACTATTTTGCTTGCAGCTGCTTATGAGCAGGTCCCCAACCATGCTGTTGGTAcaaaaggagaaattacagCATTAAACCTATCAAGTCCAGATTTAGAAATGTCAGAGACGAAACATAAgaaatacaaacataaaaagaaatacaaaggtcataaaaaaggacacaaaaaaggatataaaaaGGGACATCAGGGATATCAGTCTGGAGGAGGATATGGCCATGGAGGAGGATATGGCCAAGGAGGAGGATACAGCCAAGGTGGATATGGAGGAGGACACGGCCAAGGAGGAGGATATGGCCAAGGCGGCTATGGAGGAGGGTACAACCAAGGCGGATATGGAGGGTATGGAAGATAACAATTCAGAAAGATAATGATGTATATTATTGCtgttgtgttttaattttttttgttagaaataagataataaattattatgttttacTGTACTTTTAGTTGAGTTTATAATAAGTATAGAGAAAAAAGGCCAGAGTGACATTTATTCTTGATGAATTGGCAATATtttttagtcaaacagttcgtggtaacgaactttagtaaggagggacccggctcattagtaaccgaaactctaaataacggaattttgataccaatag encodes the following:
- the LOC136034865 gene encoding uncharacterized protein LOC136034865; this translates as MRFILAILTLVSTILLAAAYEQVPNHAVGTKGEITALNLSSPDLEMSETKHKKYKHKKKYKGHKKGHKKGYKKGHQGYQSGGGYGHGGGYGQGGGYSQGGYGGGHGQGGGYGQGGYGGGYNQGGYGGYGR